The Juglans regia cultivar Chandler chromosome 1, Walnut 2.0, whole genome shotgun sequence nucleotide sequence CTGCTTTAACTGCTTCTCGTATTGTGCGGAAGAAGCCCAGATAATGGTGAGTATTATGTCTGCAACGTCAAGAATAGAATTATCAATGTTATCATAACAATACTAACGTTTATCATGGTGATTAAGAACAATAAGATATTGTACATTTCAAGCAGAATCTGAGCCAGCATTTCATGAACATTGAGCAGGTGATTTATGTATGCTTTTGTATGGTTCTGGCATGTATAGCAGCTACAGCTTTTGACTAGTGGTGAAGCATCTTTCCTGAACAAGAACAAAACAATAAAGATCGATCACAACTTTAGCCCACAacaaaacttgaaatatttaagtTGTTATGTTGAAAAGGGGATCTTATCACTTACCTGTATACTGTAGCccttaaattaatctttgtATGGTCAACTCCGATATCACTCAGCTGAAAATCAgatttctttttatcaattcCATCCAGCGGAAAGGTAAGTGCAAAGCCTCCAAGGGTAAGGTGATATATATACCTGCAAAAAGTAAtgtaaataattcaaatattgtTGAAATAAACACGAGATAGAGATGCTcagaagatgataaatagagaAGAAACATACACTGAGTCAAAAAGATCAATGCCTGAAGCAACACCCTGCAAGACCTCCTCTGTGAGATTAATAAAAGAGTTTATTTGCTGAAAATTTATGAATCCACAATGACATATGTAAGAGCCCTACTAGGTTCACAAAGAGATTTCATGAAAGTAAGTTTACAAACTAATGTGGTATGTTAGATCTATATTATGATAAgaatagttttacaatctaatgcaCCACAATGAACcacattagtttgtgagttttattttgtgagatctctttgtGAACCAATCATTTCTCCATAAATAAACAAGGATACATTTCGGTATTGAAAACATGTGTGTTGGAAGAGTTATCCTAATTATTAGTCATGAACCAACTAGGCAAATCTGGACCCGAGTCAACATCCAACATAATGATCAAGCACTGAAGCCTCAGTTCACATGCATGCTAATGtgagattcactttttttttttttttggggtgatAATGATAGAAGTAAGTTTAAAGTGTCTCCTCAGAAATGGAAAAACCCGATTAAAAAAAGGAAGCAATAATGTTAAACATGGTACCTGGAAGTCCAAGGCCACATATCAGACGCGGCTTTTCCTCTGGTAAAATATCCTGAGCATTGGCAGCAGCATTCAGTTTCAGAAACATTTGAGGAAATAATCAGTTTCAACATACAAAAAGAactttaaatgaatttaaatggTGACTGGAACATGGCTTGAGTTTGACAAACTATAAAAGATGAAATGACCCAAATGGGCCATCACTTTAAACCTGGCACAAACGTAACTAGTCACAACCACAACGAATCTCTTAACTTAAACACATGTACAAGATTTAAATTAGTGCTGAGCGATTTTGTATGCGGGACTTTCTAGAATTGATTGTGTTACAGTTTactaattgaaaaaaaaaaagagttgtcTGTCTTACAGTAACAGCATTCAGCAGAGCAGGGCGCTCATCCATGCTTTCTCCTAGCCCAAAGCCTCCAATCCAGTAACCTGCATAAGATGTATCTAGTGGTCAAGTTGAGACAGAAAAGATAACCCCAGAGATAATTTCAAAAGTGACGCCAATCTCCTGTAACAATCCAATCAAAGATCAATATCCTATAATAATCACATAACACCTCTAAAAATGagcatagaaaaataaaaaattttaccaTCAAATAATCCAAAGAAAAGTAGATGATCTCTATTTCCTACTCTTGACATAAAGATATATGCTCTGTTTGATTCAGAAACAACAATTTCAAGTGCaacaaaacaacataaaaaaatatatatgctaaaTGTTTGGATGAGCATATTTGCAGCCTACAAAAGAATATAGCTGCTAACATGAAAATACATGTTTTGAGGAACTggagaaaataaatttacatcaTCAACTGTAATTCTAAGCAATGCTTGAATCTCCACATATAAGTTAAGAAACTGGAAAATGTAGAAACCTGATACATTTCTCCTAGCTACCTCTTGTGCACATCGTCTGCGTTCTTCTATACTAGACCCTCCAACAACAGCTCCAAAAACAGCTCCGCCTGCCTACATTTTATGGATAAATACATGTTCATCATCAACAAATGTATATAACACGGAACTATCGCATCGATCTAAAGCATGCCACCGCTGAGCTCACAATTTACCAGTTGCTCTCGTAAGTTTTAATCAGCTGATAACATTTTGTTGATCCCAAATTATATTCAGATTTACTTATCATAAACCAAGTTAGTTATCCAAATGGGGAGGGATATGGGTTATCCCACACATCATAGCTCCTGCTCAAATTGctagatttcaaaacaacatgATATCGCTTAATCAGGtttcatttaaaatttcaaacagTGTCTTTTGACTAAGAATTAATAACACAGAAATATCTTTTTACGGTAACTCATAATGTTCAAATATGGGTATCAAATTACGATGTAAAAGGAGACCAGAAAGGCAAAAACGAATGGGCATTACTGGGCCTAATGCAATGCATTCATCCATCCATCTCACAGTTCGATCCACTGAGGTCTTGTTTCTCTTGTCAGATACCCATGCAGGCACTTCATCAGCCAAGGTAGCCCATAGGTTTGGCCCCAAGGAAGAGATCATTTCCATGTATTCAACAGGTTTAATCTGAAGGCatgcagaaatatatataagtatttacaAATGGACTAAAAATGTTTCAGGTTGAAGTTAATCTGTTACTATACGGGCCAATTACCAAAAGACGACCACAAGGAGTCTCAAAGGATGCTCCTAACTTGTTAGTGCTATCACAGTGAGGAAGGCAGTTAATAGAGTCCCTTGCTACAGCCGCAAGTCCATAGTCATGCAGACCAAGCATGTTATGAAGTCCTCCAACACTTGAAATGGTTTTAGGTGAAAGGCCTTCCAAGCTGCAGAATTAAATTAATGTCATACAGATTGCTCAACGACTAACTAAACTATCCTTGGTAATAAATTTATTCTatcttgagattttttttacgaAGTCTTCGCTCAATTTAAATCTGTTTGCAAGGAAAAGAAGTACCGCGTGACTACAAAGGCCGTGACCCCATAACTCAACACAATATCTAAGCAGGCACAATGACAAACAAATGACAAGAACTTAAACAACCCATTTCACAAACACCTTTAATGCACTTCCTATATCTGATATGTCCACTAACACAAACCAAGCAGGGAAACACGTATTGTCTATTTAGAAACGAAAccatacaacaacaaaaataaatatataactaataataagaataaaaatgggGAGGATTCGCAAATACTTACAAGTGAAGGGGACAAACTTGGAGTAGATGGGAGTCAGGGGAAGGAAGAGAGGGAAGGAGGTCAGGGGAAATGAAAACGGGCAGCCCTTTACGTGTAGAAAGCAGAAGAGAAGGTGTCTCTATTGGGCTCGGGCAGCTTCCCAGATGGAGCACCCCTGCTCGTGCCCTTCCGTTGCTCCATGCCTTTACTGCGAActtcatgctctctctctcgctcgctgaCTCTGGAGGCGAGGAAGGCAAGAAAGTCTTTTATGTGGAAACTCAGTACAAACAACATTGGATTTTGCTCCTATATGGTAATCCAAAAGTTGTGCAGCATTGTGCTATTGGGTCCGCTCGACCCAGCCCAATCTCCCCACTCTGGGCTGAACAGAACCAATCTTCGGCCAGGacgaatcaaaatatttaacaagtTCTTGCTAAACACCACACACGGCttacattatataatttaatttaaaatattatttttaagatttaaattttataaattaaatcttatgtAATGTGGATAGTGTGATTTACCTgacttgataatagaataattcaattaggtTTATCCCATAGATAACTTGCAACTGTCAGATATTTTCTTGTCAACCTTAACGGGATTACAGACACTAACGGTGTTAGTGAGAAGCTTGAATGGAGTGATTGGGAATGGGTTTTGCAATGTGTAAGTAAGGAGATATAATGGTATCCAGCAGTCAGATGACCCGTTTGCATCAACAAGCAGTTCTCTGTAGGATTACCCccaataaaattaaaggatGCCAAAACTTTCCAACACTTTCAAGACATGAAGTTTCACCTAACCTATCCCTAAA carries:
- the LOC109012349 gene encoding queuine tRNA-ribosyltransferase accessory subunit 2-like, with product MKFAVKAWSNGRARAGVLHLGSCPSPIETPSLLLSTRKGLPVFISPDLLPSLPSPDSHLLQVCPLHFLEGLSPKTISSVGGLHNMLGLHDYGLAAVARDSINCLPHCDSTNKLGASFETPCGRLLIKPVEYMEMISSLGPNLWATLADEVPAWVSDKRNKTSVDRTVRWMDECIALGPAGGAVFGAVVGGSSIEERRRCAQEVARRNVSGYWIGGFGLGESMDERPALLNAVTDILPEEKPRLICGLGLPEEVLQGVASGIDLFDSVYIYHLTLGGFALTFPLDGIDKKKSDFQLSDIGVDHTKINLRATVYRKDASPLVKSCSCYTCQNHTKAYINHLLNVHEMLAQILLEIHNTHHYLGFFRTIREAVKAGKFEQFRRQFLESRRDCLSVAAANA